A single region of the Natranaerobius trueperi genome encodes:
- a CDS encoding ribose-phosphate diphosphokinase has protein sequence MAETGSIKIFTGNANPALTKEITEYLGVDMGQAKPVRFSDGEIDVIIEESVRGSDVFVVQPICYPSNENVMELLIMLDAFKRASAQNINVVVPYYGYARKDRKARARDPITAKLLADLLETAGADRVITMDLHAQQIQGFFDIPVDHLLGGPILGDYFKEKGMDDLVVVSPDMGGVPRARALAEVLNCPIAIIDKRRPDANVAEIMNVVGEVENRTAIMIDDIIDTAGTMALASEALLEHGANKVYACCTHPVLSGPAVERLAKAPIEEIVVTNSIPLPKEKQLDKIKVLSVAPLIGEAILRVHNRMSVSKLFEQ, from the coding sequence ATGGCTGAAACAGGAAGTATTAAAATTTTCACTGGAAATGCAAACCCAGCACTTACTAAAGAAATCACTGAATATTTAGGAGTGGATATGGGGCAAGCAAAACCGGTTCGGTTTAGTGATGGTGAAATTGATGTTATTATTGAAGAAAGTGTTAGAGGTTCAGACGTTTTTGTAGTTCAACCAATATGTTATCCTTCTAATGAAAATGTTATGGAATTATTAATAATGTTAGATGCTTTTAAACGGGCTTCGGCTCAAAACATAAATGTAGTTGTTCCTTACTATGGTTACGCTAGAAAGGATCGAAAAGCTCGTGCACGTGATCCAATAACAGCCAAATTACTTGCAGATTTATTAGAAACTGCTGGAGCAGATAGAGTGATTACTATGGACCTCCATGCTCAACAAATACAAGGTTTTTTTGATATACCTGTTGACCACCTACTTGGAGGACCTATTTTAGGTGATTACTTTAAAGAAAAAGGAATGGATGACTTGGTTGTTGTTTCGCCGGATATGGGCGGTGTACCACGAGCAAGGGCATTAGCAGAAGTCCTAAATTGTCCAATAGCTATTATAGATAAGAGGCGCCCTGATGCAAACGTAGCAGAAATAATGAATGTAGTGGGAGAAGTTGAAAATAGAACTGCAATCATGATTGATGACATAATCGATACCGCAGGGACTATGGCTCTTGCATCAGAAGCACTTTTAGAACATGGAGCTAATAAGGTTTATGCATGTTGTACTCATCCAGTATTAAGTGGCCCAGCTGTCGAAAGGTTAGCTAAAGCTCCAATTGAAGAAATTGTGGTAACTAATAGTATTCCACTTCCTAAAGAAAAACAGTTAGACAAAATAAAGGTATTATCTGTAGCTCCATTAATTGGAGAAGCTATCCTTAGAGTTCATAATCGAATGTCTGTTAGTAAATTGTTTGAACAATAA
- a CDS encoding 50S ribosomal protein L25: protein MERKELAVKVREVTRKSEVKKLREQDQIPGVLYGRETGSTKIQVNRRELFDALSTAAGDNVLLDLKLDNGETYPVVFKEIQKDPIKGFYLHVDFHTIDLKEKIQVNVPINIEGEPKGVEAGGVAQYQLREVEIECLPTQIPDDIVVDVSEVDLNGSINVGDLPLPEGSELITHPDETIMSVVAPEEESTDEESEEAEEDEEEGSE, encoded by the coding sequence ATGGAAAGGAAAGAACTTGCTGTAAAAGTGAGAGAAGTGACAAGAAAAAGTGAAGTGAAAAAGTTACGAGAACAGGATCAAATTCCAGGTGTGCTATATGGAAGAGAAACAGGTAGCACAAAAATCCAGGTTAACAGAAGAGAACTATTTGATGCATTATCCACCGCAGCTGGAGATAATGTTTTGCTTGATCTGAAATTAGACAATGGTGAAACTTATCCTGTCGTTTTCAAAGAAATCCAAAAAGATCCGATTAAAGGATTTTACTTACACGTTGATTTCCATACTATTGACTTAAAAGAAAAGATTCAGGTCAATGTACCTATTAACATTGAAGGAGAACCTAAAGGTGTAGAAGCTGGTGGGGTTGCACAATATCAGCTAAGAGAAGTAGAGATTGAATGTCTTCCTACCCAAATTCCAGATGATATTGTAGTAGATGTAAGTGAAGTTGATTTGAACGGAAGCATAAATGTAGGAGACCTTCCTTTACCAGAAGGATCAGAGCTTATCACTCATCCTGATGAAACTATTATGTCAGTAGTAGCTCCTGAAGAAGAATCTACTGATGAAGAATCAGAAGAAGCTGAAGAAGACGAGGAAGAAGGTTCTGAATAA
- the pth gene encoding aminoacyl-tRNA hydrolase, producing MKLIVGLGNPGKKYQWNRHNIGFMAVDRLGEDRNVSITKLKFQSFWNEIFLNGEKLIAVKPLTYMNRSGHAVKLWQDYFNIKNEDILVIYDDMDLQLGELKLRPTGGTGGHNGLKSIVENLGDKSFSRLRCGIGRPHSGENPASYVMGNFTKEQYKIVESQLNEAARTVELFVEHGINIAMNQVNSK from the coding sequence ATGAAATTAATAGTCGGACTAGGCAATCCAGGAAAAAAATATCAATGGAATAGACACAATATCGGTTTTATGGCTGTTGATAGACTAGGAGAGGACCGCAATGTTTCCATCACAAAACTCAAATTTCAATCTTTCTGGAATGAGATATTTTTAAATGGTGAGAAGTTAATTGCGGTTAAGCCATTAACATATATGAATAGAAGTGGGCATGCTGTTAAGTTATGGCAAGATTATTTTAACATTAAAAACGAGGACATTCTAGTTATATATGATGATATGGATCTACAACTTGGAGAACTAAAGTTGCGTCCAACTGGTGGTACAGGTGGGCATAATGGTTTGAAGTCTATAGTTGAAAATCTTGGAGATAAGAGTTTTTCTAGACTACGATGTGGCATTGGACGTCCACATTCAGGAGAGAATCCAGCTTCTTATGTTATGGGTAATTTTACAAAGGAGCAGTATAAAATAGTTGAATCCCAACTAAATGAAGCTGCAAGAACAGTCGAGCTATTCGTAGAACATGGCATCAATATAGCGATGAACCAAGTAAACAGTAAATAA
- a CDS encoding AbgT family transporter — protein sequence MSKSETSSPQAPQNPEKSGIIDKILNFIENVGNKLPHPIILFFILAGLALVASAVVAAAGVEVEHPGTGETVEAFNLLSEEGIQRVFSEAVDNFTGFAPLGVVLVAMLGVGVADKSGLISSVLKSLILNAPTKLLTAAVVFVGILSNVASDAGYVVLVPLGAIIFAAKGRHPLVGLAAAFAGVSGGFSANIVLGTLDPMLAGITAEAAEFVEEGYSVAPSVNYFFMFISTFVVTIVGTLVTELVVAPRFGEYTGDYKEDLQELTGTEKKGLRSAIIALLIAVTVFLYWTVPSDAILRDADGELLTADAAFMGGMVPIIAILFLFPGIAYGLSAKSIKGSGDVAKYMSDSMSDMGGYIALAFAAGQFVAYFEWSNIGTILAVAGAEFLEVVGFTGLPLIVAFVVVAGLINLFVGSASAKWAIMAPVFVPMLMYLGYSPEFTQMAYRIGDSVTNIISPLMPYFAVIIAFAKKYDPKVGIGTLISTMLPYSVAFLIAWTLMLVVWFVLGLPIGPGGTVFY from the coding sequence ATGAGTAAAAGTGAAACGAGCTCACCGCAAGCGCCTCAAAATCCAGAAAAAAGTGGCATCATTGATAAAATTCTGAATTTTATAGAAAATGTAGGTAACAAATTACCGCATCCCATTATTTTATTCTTCATTCTTGCTGGGCTAGCTTTAGTTGCGTCAGCGGTAGTTGCAGCTGCGGGAGTTGAAGTTGAGCACCCTGGAACAGGTGAAACTGTCGAGGCTTTTAATTTACTCTCTGAAGAAGGTATTCAAAGAGTGTTTTCAGAGGCCGTAGATAATTTCACAGGATTCGCCCCACTCGGTGTTGTTTTGGTGGCAATGCTTGGTGTGGGGGTAGCAGATAAGTCTGGACTAATAAGTTCTGTATTGAAAAGTCTAATTTTAAACGCCCCTACTAAGTTATTAACTGCTGCTGTAGTGTTTGTAGGTATTTTATCAAACGTTGCTTCTGATGCTGGCTATGTGGTTTTAGTCCCCCTAGGTGCAATCATATTTGCAGCTAAAGGGCGTCACCCACTAGTAGGTCTTGCAGCAGCATTTGCTGGTGTTTCTGGTGGATTTAGTGCAAATATAGTTCTTGGAACATTAGATCCAATGCTTGCAGGTATAACTGCAGAAGCAGCTGAATTCGTTGAAGAAGGATATTCAGTGGCTCCTTCGGTTAACTACTTCTTTATGTTTATATCAACATTTGTAGTAACTATTGTTGGTACACTTGTTACTGAGTTAGTGGTTGCACCAAGATTTGGTGAATATACAGGTGATTATAAGGAAGACTTACAAGAACTAACTGGAACTGAGAAAAAAGGTTTACGTTCAGCAATTATAGCATTGCTTATAGCAGTAACAGTCTTCCTATATTGGACTGTTCCGTCTGATGCTATTTTAAGGGATGCAGATGGCGAGCTTTTAACTGCAGATGCAGCTTTTATGGGTGGAATGGTACCAATAATAGCAATCTTATTTTTATTTCCAGGAATTGCTTATGGTCTTAGTGCGAAGAGCATTAAAGGAAGTGGCGATGTAGCCAAATACATGTCGGATTCAATGTCTGATATGGGTGGTTATATAGCTCTTGCCTTTGCAGCAGGGCAGTTTGTCGCATATTTTGAATGGTCTAATATCGGTACTATTTTAGCCGTTGCTGGGGCAGAGTTTTTAGAGGTCGTTGGCTTTACAGGTTTACCTCTAATTGTGGCTTTTGTTGTAGTAGCTGGACTTATAAACTTATTCGTAGGAAGTGCTTCTGCTAAATGGGCAATCATGGCTCCGGTATTTGTTCCTATGTTGATGTATTTAGGTTATTCTCCAGAGTTTACTCAAATGGCTTACAGAATTGGTGATTCTGTTACAAACATCATTTCACCACTTATGCCTTATTTCGCTGTAATTATAGCTTTTGCTAAAAAATATGATCCAAAGGTTGGAATTGGTACACTAATTTCAACTATGCTTCCGTATTCTGTGGCATTTTTAATTGCTTGGACTTTAATGTTAGTAGTTTGGTTTGTACTTGGATTACCAATTGGGCCAGGTGGAACTGTCTTCTATTAA